A portion of the Leptospira wolbachii serovar Codice str. CDC genome contains these proteins:
- a CDS encoding metallophosphoesterase family protein — MKILHISDLHFPKKLSLFSLRGKAIVGYLSYRLRRKSKHPLVLVSALVEAISKLEYDALVISGDLTNVSHPSEFENAREILSPLLTSKTFIIPGNHDRYQKRAIGPNPLFEKTFGEWLGNSLDPKLYIRSKKIGGKLFIGWDSNFAIPRITANGYVGQEVIQKTLSLVKEPYVLVCHHPLWNPTSEIESKAHRMTNRGEVVEKLKSNPPLLYLHGHTHTNWVKLPGPSAPFAIVNSASSTRLSDRNHECGFHLIEIENSIQYRRFIYSEDKFIETNPIFYEESEGVI, encoded by the coding sequence ATGAAAATCCTACATATTTCCGACTTACATTTTCCGAAGAAACTTTCTTTGTTTTCTCTTCGCGGAAAGGCAATTGTCGGTTATCTCAGCTATAGGTTGAGACGTAAATCAAAACACCCACTTGTATTGGTTTCTGCATTGGTTGAGGCCATTAGTAAATTAGAATATGATGCTCTTGTAATTTCTGGTGATTTGACAAATGTATCACATCCTAGTGAATTTGAAAATGCTAGGGAAATTTTAAGCCCCTTACTCACAAGCAAAACATTCATCATTCCCGGTAACCATGATCGTTACCAAAAGAGGGCAATTGGACCCAACCCTTTGTTTGAAAAAACATTTGGGGAGTGGCTTGGGAACTCTCTTGATCCAAAACTCTATATACGTTCTAAAAAAATTGGTGGAAAACTTTTTATTGGATGGGATTCCAATTTTGCCATCCCAAGGATCACTGCCAATGGATATGTTGGGCAAGAGGTCATCCAAAAAACTTTGAGTTTAGTCAAAGAACCTTATGTCCTTGTTTGTCATCATCCTTTATGGAATCCTACAAGCGAAATTGAATCCAAAGCACATAGGATGACAAACCGAGGCGAAGTGGTAGAAAAGTTAAAATCCAATCCGCCTCTACTATACTTACACGGACATACCCATACCAACTGGGTTAAACTTCCAGGGCCCAGTGCACCTTTTGCGATTGTGAATTCCGCATCCAGCACAAGGCTTTCCGACAGAAATCATGAATGTGGATTTCATCTGATTGAGATAGAAAACTCTATCCAATACCGTCGTTTTATTTATTCAGAAGACAAATTCATCGAGACGAATCCGATTTTTTATGAAGAGTCGGAAGGGGTCATCTAA
- a CDS encoding tetratricopeptide repeat protein, whose translation MVHRNSLFFLLILSLLLVVNCGRKERSLFEEGKKWEMVGEKTKALYYYELSLRENPDYDPVLKRMGLLLAESNQSIATAIFYLEKYHKQKKDDTEVQRELFRLYLTTGYEKEALEILEEIRFQGKKETLEFFETTYLCLTRGFKQKDYLLTLEKSPLSGDPYYAPWVRACETK comes from the coding sequence GTGGTTCATAGAAACTCCCTCTTTTTTTTACTCATCCTTTCTTTACTGTTAGTCGTTAATTGCGGCCGAAAGGAAAGGTCCCTCTTCGAAGAAGGAAAAAAATGGGAAATGGTGGGAGAGAAAACAAAAGCCCTCTATTATTACGAACTTTCTCTCCGTGAGAACCCTGACTACGACCCAGTCCTGAAACGGATGGGACTGCTTCTCGCAGAGAGTAACCAATCCATTGCCACTGCTATCTTTTATTTGGAAAAGTATCACAAACAAAAAAAAGACGACACAGAGGTACAACGTGAACTCTTCCGGCTCTATCTTACCACAGGATACGAAAAAGAGGCATTGGAAATTTTGGAGGAAATCCGGTTCCAAGGGAAAAAAGAAACTTTGGAATTCTTTGAAACGACCTACCTTTGTCTTACCAGAGGGTTCAAACAGAAGGACTACCTACTGACTTTAGAAAAAAGCCCTCTTTCCGGGGACCCCTACTATGCACCTTGGGTCCGGGCTTGCGAAACAAAATAG
- the hslU gene encoding ATP-dependent protease ATPase subunit HslU, with protein sequence MTYPTILAEVVGQNAAEELTPRQIVERLDEHIIGQTKAKRAVAVALRNRSRRRKLDESLREEIYPKNIIMIGPTGVGKTEIARRLSKLCGAPFLKVEATKYTEVGYVGRDVESMIRDLAMGALNLVKAEFRDRVKDKAAEKAEEIVLDAILPPIFHKKEEDLNQEEKERQVSYKESREKFREKLRKGILGEQEIEIDIPKPSAPTGMPMLQVFGAGNMEDMDNQLQSLLGDLMPKKSGKRKVKVSDAQKLLTESEAEKLIDTDKIQSEAVRRVEEMGIIFLDEIDKIAGREGRQGADVSREGVQRDLLPIVEGSTVNTKIGPIKTDHILFIAAGAFHMTKPSDLIPELQGRFPIRVELETLTESDFIKILTTPKSSLTKQYEALLATEGVKIEYTTDGIAEIAKLAFQMNEKNENIGARRLNTIMEKLLEDTSFDAPDLPEDQKQVVINESYVSSKLKGIIEDKDLSRFIL encoded by the coding sequence ATGACATACCCAACCATTCTTGCTGAAGTTGTCGGTCAAAACGCGGCTGAAGAGTTAACTCCTCGCCAAATTGTAGAACGATTGGATGAACATATCATTGGACAAACCAAGGCGAAACGAGCTGTGGCTGTGGCTTTAAGGAATCGTTCTAGACGACGTAAGTTGGACGAATCTCTTAGAGAAGAAATTTATCCAAAAAATATCATTATGATTGGTCCAACGGGCGTGGGCAAAACCGAAATTGCTCGTCGTCTGTCAAAGTTATGCGGTGCTCCGTTTTTAAAAGTAGAGGCTACAAAGTATACAGAAGTGGGTTATGTGGGTCGCGATGTCGAATCTATGATTCGTGATTTGGCTATGGGTGCTCTCAACTTAGTCAAAGCAGAGTTCCGCGATCGAGTCAAAGACAAGGCAGCAGAAAAAGCAGAAGAGATTGTTCTCGATGCAATTTTACCTCCCATCTTTCATAAAAAAGAAGAAGATCTAAATCAGGAAGAAAAAGAAAGACAGGTTAGTTACAAAGAGTCCAGGGAAAAGTTTCGAGAAAAACTTCGTAAAGGAATTCTTGGCGAACAAGAAATCGAAATTGATATTCCAAAACCTTCGGCTCCCACAGGAATGCCTATGTTGCAAGTATTTGGTGCTGGTAATATGGAAGATATGGACAACCAACTCCAGAGTTTGCTTGGAGATTTGATGCCTAAAAAATCCGGCAAACGAAAAGTAAAAGTCTCAGATGCCCAAAAACTTCTTACGGAATCGGAAGCAGAAAAACTTATCGATACAGACAAAATTCAATCGGAAGCCGTGAGACGTGTGGAAGAAATGGGAATTATCTTTTTAGACGAAATTGATAAAATTGCCGGTCGTGAAGGAAGACAAGGTGCCGATGTTTCCCGGGAAGGTGTACAAAGAGACCTTCTACCCATTGTGGAAGGTTCCACTGTGAATACAAAAATTGGTCCTATCAAAACAGATCATATTTTGTTTATTGCCGCCGGTGCCTTCCATATGACAAAACCATCGGATTTAATTCCAGAACTCCAAGGCCGATTCCCCATTCGTGTGGAACTGGAAACTCTCACCGAATCTGATTTTATTAAAATCCTCACGACTCCTAAGTCTTCACTTACCAAACAATACGAGGCACTCCTTGCCACAGAGGGAGTAAAGATTGAATACACAACTGACGGGATTGCAGAAATCGCAAAACTAGCGTTTCAGATGAATGAAAAAAATGAAAACATTGGGGCAAGAAGACTCAATACCATCATGGAAAAACTTTTAGAAGACACAAGTTTTGATGCACCCGACCTTCCGGAAGACCAAAAGCAAGTGGTCATTAACGAAAGTTATGTGTCTTCTAAACTCAAAGGAATCATTGAAGACAAAGACTTAAGCAGATTTATTTTATAA
- a CDS encoding chorismate-binding protein, with product MTWESFEEEYRKTGGLLFEDSLTCPGYTICDWYFDLKEEVQITYSNQKPIAEIITNSLLKLDDYRKEGYYPCGVFYFELGFFFIEGMDLKSAELAEGTPLLQYSIFKGKKRIQYPNPSLGELKSTNLKKWDVLWDKTIYKERFEKTKDALLLGESYELNLCFPVSLSIEGDLFLYYQSLKRKQKTKYSAFFPFPDSRILSFSPELFFEVKGDEIQTEPMKGTILRGNTAKEDEKNKSILQSSAKERAENVMITDLYRNDLGRIAKQGTVQVTDLFLVKGLATVWQMVSKVEAKLKEPFTWLSILKALFPSGSVIGAPKRRSFELLRSLEVYDRELYTGSLFVSEMLDGKPWIRSSVTIRTMNLKKEGNVWTGFYGVGSGVTVLSEAEAEYEECLSKLKFITNPHIPPFEILETLRFHNGHYFLKKLHLKRMEETASRLGYPFAKENAEATLKILADVSKGLLRVRLLLNERGEFRGETFAFTKQKKRPTIRLGFASQAVNSKDLFLYHKTTNRTYYNEQLEDCKTKGMDDCILFDTNEQILETNIRNLFLRKGKVWMTPSLETGGLPGVFREALIKKGWVREMVLYKADLETAEEILLGNSLRGFERVEFLSNSNP from the coding sequence ATGACTTGGGAATCTTTCGAAGAAGAATACCGGAAAACCGGTGGCCTTCTTTTTGAAGATTCCCTCACCTGCCCAGGTTACACTATTTGCGATTGGTACTTCGATTTAAAAGAAGAAGTTCAAATCACTTATTCCAATCAAAAACCCATTGCAGAAATAATCACAAACAGCTTACTCAAGTTAGATGATTATAGAAAAGAAGGATATTACCCTTGTGGGGTTTTTTATTTCGAACTTGGGTTTTTCTTTATTGAAGGAATGGATCTCAAATCCGCTGAACTGGCCGAAGGGACTCCCCTCCTCCAGTATTCCATCTTCAAAGGAAAAAAAAGAATCCAATACCCAAATCCATCGCTAGGCGAACTGAAAAGTACCAATCTAAAAAAATGGGATGTCTTATGGGATAAGACAATTTATAAAGAGAGATTTGAAAAAACAAAAGATGCACTCCTACTCGGGGAAAGTTATGAATTGAATCTTTGTTTTCCTGTATCTCTATCGATCGAAGGAGATTTGTTTTTATACTACCAATCCTTAAAAAGAAAACAAAAAACAAAATACTCGGCGTTCTTTCCCTTTCCAGATTCCCGAATCCTTTCCTTTTCACCGGAACTTTTTTTTGAAGTGAAGGGAGACGAGATCCAAACGGAACCGATGAAAGGAACCATCCTTCGTGGGAATACAGCAAAAGAGGACGAAAAAAACAAATCCATTCTTCAATCCTCTGCCAAAGAAAGAGCAGAGAATGTAATGATTACTGATCTCTACCGAAATGATTTGGGCAGGATCGCCAAACAAGGAACAGTGCAAGTAACAGATCTTTTTTTGGTGAAAGGCCTTGCAACAGTTTGGCAAATGGTTTCCAAAGTCGAAGCAAAACTAAAGGAACCTTTTACTTGGCTTTCCATTCTAAAAGCATTATTCCCTTCCGGATCGGTGATTGGTGCACCTAAACGCAGATCCTTCGAACTTTTAAGAAGTTTAGAGGTTTATGATAGAGAACTGTATACTGGATCTTTATTCGTATCAGAAATGTTAGATGGGAAACCTTGGATTCGGTCTAGTGTAACCATCCGCACCATGAATTTAAAGAAAGAAGGAAACGTTTGGACAGGGTTTTATGGAGTGGGAAGTGGGGTCACTGTACTTTCAGAAGCAGAGGCAGAGTATGAAGAATGTCTTTCCAAATTAAAATTCATCACGAACCCCCACATTCCTCCATTTGAAATTTTAGAAACATTACGATTCCATAATGGACATTATTTCTTAAAAAAACTCCACCTGAAAAGAATGGAAGAAACTGCAAGCAGGCTCGGGTATCCGTTTGCAAAAGAAAACGCAGAAGCCACTTTAAAAATATTAGCCGATGTATCCAAAGGACTACTGCGTGTGCGTTTACTTCTGAATGAAAGAGGAGAATTTCGCGGTGAAACTTTCGCATTCACCAAACAGAAAAAACGACCCACCATTCGTCTTGGGTTTGCCAGCCAAGCCGTGAATTCCAAAGATTTATTTTTATATCACAAAACAACAAATCGAACCTATTACAATGAACAATTGGAAGATTGTAAAACCAAAGGAATGGATGATTGTATTTTGTTCGATACAAACGAACAAATTTTAGAAACCAATATTCGAAATCTTTTCCTACGTAAAGGAAAGGTTTGGATGACACCGAGTTTGGAAACAGGAGGCCTTCCTGGAGTTTTTCGAGAAGCTCTCATCAAAAAGGGTTGGGTCAGAGAAATGGTTCTCTATAAAGCAGACTTAGAAACCGCAGAGGAAATCCTATTGGGAAATTCTCTTCGCGGCTTCGAAAGAGTGGAATTCCTTTCCAATTCCAACCCATAA
- a CDS encoding ATP-binding protein: protein MSNQKKQTDYSKVVRIQIPSNPRFVSHTRNYFFNLCLEHGFSLFDSMDLKLVIGEAIVNIIRHAYSGQTDKPIFVELQFDKDRVEIKLRDYGKKVEPKDLRSFDLSDYREHGIGLFMIKELTDYYFLDQSFEVGNQMVLIKRK, encoded by the coding sequence ATGTCGAACCAAAAGAAACAAACGGACTACTCAAAAGTAGTCCGTATCCAAATTCCATCCAACCCCCGCTTCGTTTCCCACACACGTAATTACTTTTTTAATCTTTGTTTAGAACATGGATTTTCCCTATTCGATTCCATGGACTTAAAGCTTGTGATCGGCGAAGCAATCGTTAATATCATCCGCCACGCCTATTCTGGCCAAACAGACAAACCTATCTTCGTTGAGCTGCAATTTGATAAGGACAGAGTGGAAATTAAACTCCGGGACTACGGAAAAAAAGTAGAACCCAAAGACCTACGTAGTTTTGATCTCAGTGATTACCGCGAACACGGGATTGGACTTTTTATGATCAAAGAACTCACCGACTATTATTTTTTAGACCAATCTTTTGAAGTCGGGAACCAAATGGTTCTAATCAAAAGAAAGTAA
- the hslV gene encoding ATP-dependent protease subunit HslV: METIHATTILSVRKNGKIAVGGDGQVSMGSTVMKHTAKKVRRLYNGKVIAGFAGSAADAFTLFELFEKKLIEHGGSVSRAAVELAREWRMDRMLRRLEALLIVCDANESFLISGTGDVISPDDGVLAIGSGGNFALSAARALVQNTDMDPKEIITKAMQITADICIYTNHNLVIEEL; the protein is encoded by the coding sequence ATGGAAACAATTCATGCAACGACCATCCTCTCCGTACGTAAAAACGGTAAAATTGCCGTAGGAGGAGACGGTCAGGTATCAATGGGAAGCACTGTGATGAAACATACCGCAAAAAAAGTCCGACGACTTTACAACGGTAAGGTGATCGCTGGATTTGCCGGCAGTGCCGCCGATGCTTTTACTCTCTTTGAACTATTTGAAAAAAAATTAATCGAACATGGTGGGTCTGTTTCTCGGGCAGCGGTCGAACTGGCTCGTGAATGGAGGATGGATCGAATGTTGCGTAGACTCGAAGCCCTGCTCATTGTATGTGATGCCAACGAATCGTTTTTAATTTCAGGAACGGGGGACGTCATCTCGCCGGATGATGGAGTGCTTGCGATTGGTTCGGGGGGAAATTTTGCGCTTTCGGCTGCCCGTGCCTTAGTCCAAAATACAGATATGGATCCAAAAGAAATCATTACAAAAGCCATGCAAATCACCGCAGATATTTGTATTTATACTAACCATAATTTGGTGATTGAGGAATTATAA
- a CDS encoding peptide chain release factor family protein: MPLTFPVSVEKNHSLQRRMEVLGISEVDLTERFVKSGGKGGQNVNKVSTAVHLVHKPSGKQIKCSVYRTQGLNRYKARDLLCLELERELNPANTDATLKKLRKKKQDKHRKSLKKRLEKEKPEWNEPM, from the coding sequence ATGCCCTTAACCTTTCCTGTTTCTGTTGAAAAGAATCATTCGCTACAGAGACGGATGGAAGTACTAGGAATTTCTGAAGTAGATCTTACCGAACGATTCGTGAAGTCCGGCGGAAAAGGCGGACAAAATGTAAATAAGGTTTCTACGGCAGTGCATTTGGTTCATAAACCTTCGGGGAAACAAATCAAATGTTCTGTGTATCGGACACAAGGACTCAATCGTTATAAGGCGAGAGACTTGTTGTGTTTAGAATTAGAAAGGGAATTAAACCCAGCAAATACTGATGCCACTTTAAAGAAACTGCGAAAGAAGAAACAGGACAAACATCGTAAATCTTTGAAGAAGAGATTGGAGAAAGAAAAACCGGAATGGAACGAGCCTATGTAA
- a CDS encoding PP2C family protein-serine/threonine phosphatase, translated as MERAYVKHIFIVLLPLFCFASCFDSLLPYKSVKWSKGWEYRFLTEEELAYFQPAIEDLSLEYQPYSIPYVSLEKPMHKYLSARIRFRDSLGYRKPSLLFRGLVTFFDVYCGETKLQSEFFLSTNSDLSTLRVVTYNRNFIPIMQLPDECLGSYIYIVFFSEGILPLGFSEPPLYGDPTDHHKAIANRSQSFASLGFFFLILGLFSFYLFERRKKKPLLAFTWFSSISGIHFLSQSGFFGLFYYDTILPSFIIFIFTLFLIPISCLYFFDQLVGSGRWNVIRMMWQFHVLFSIIILTLAFSETISMSVAILTFIWLCLPTLVIQIIVAWGQMVAKKPKAILLVIGASALFILNAHDILSSLGILDSVPRSSHWGFFIFVVCLTLYGENLFRISEVKYGTLQKEIVTAARIQNAILPPSPPRWEQMNISVYYQPSHEVGGDFYDFQALGGKKFGILIADVVGHGLGASIIASLSKFAFFQHYKHWSNPSFLLSAMNEDLVKKSFGRFTTATYFHIDLESSKFMVSSAGHPSFFHWKAVSKELVEIKPKGKPLGILSGLTYAEEEYAFQPGDHFLFYTDGLTEEANADRLEYGEKRLAKSFLEMIAKQSIDPMTNILEDFHYFTGLSGSPHDDVTIIHLQVKT; from the coding sequence ATGGAACGAGCCTATGTAAAACATATCTTCATCGTCCTCTTACCTCTGTTTTGTTTTGCCTCTTGTTTTGATTCCCTGCTTCCGTACAAATCCGTGAAATGGTCCAAGGGTTGGGAATACCGATTCCTCACAGAAGAGGAGTTGGCTTATTTCCAACCTGCCATCGAAGACCTGTCTTTAGAATACCAACCTTATTCTATTCCTTATGTGAGTTTAGAAAAACCAATGCACAAATATTTGTCGGCAAGGATTCGGTTTCGTGATTCCTTAGGGTATCGAAAACCATCCCTGCTTTTTCGCGGGCTTGTTACTTTTTTTGATGTTTATTGCGGAGAAACCAAATTACAATCGGAGTTCTTTCTTTCCACGAATTCTGATCTTTCCACTCTACGAGTAGTTACATATAATCGGAATTTTATTCCGATTATGCAATTGCCCGATGAATGTTTGGGAAGTTATATTTACATTGTATTTTTTTCAGAGGGGATCCTTCCCCTTGGTTTTTCCGAACCACCTCTTTATGGTGATCCAACGGACCATCATAAGGCCATTGCGAATAGAAGCCAATCTTTCGCTTCCCTGGGATTTTTCTTTTTGATATTGGGACTTTTTTCCTTTTATCTTTTTGAAAGAAGAAAGAAAAAACCACTCCTTGCTTTTACCTGGTTTTCTTCCATTTCAGGAATTCACTTCTTGTCTCAATCAGGTTTTTTTGGACTTTTTTATTATGATACCATCCTTCCTAGTTTTATTATTTTTATTTTTACTTTGTTTTTAATTCCCATTAGTTGTTTGTATTTTTTTGATCAGTTGGTTGGGTCTGGTCGTTGGAATGTCATTCGTATGATGTGGCAGTTCCATGTTTTGTTTTCCATTATCATTTTGACCCTTGCATTTTCAGAAACCATTTCGATGTCTGTTGCTATTTTAACATTCATTTGGTTGTGTTTGCCAACACTTGTCATCCAAATCATTGTTGCTTGGGGTCAGATGGTCGCAAAAAAACCAAAGGCTATTTTACTTGTGATTGGTGCCTCCGCACTTTTTATTCTGAACGCACATGATATTCTTTCCTCTCTGGGAATTTTGGACTCGGTTCCTAGATCCTCTCATTGGGGATTTTTTATCTTTGTAGTTTGTCTCACTCTTTATGGTGAAAATCTTTTTCGTATTTCCGAAGTGAAGTATGGGACTTTACAAAAAGAAATTGTCACTGCCGCAAGAATTCAAAATGCCATCCTTCCCCCGTCTCCGCCTCGATGGGAACAAATGAATATCAGTGTCTATTATCAACCCTCCCATGAAGTGGGGGGAGATTTTTACGACTTTCAGGCATTAGGTGGAAAAAAATTTGGAATCCTTATCGCCGACGTAGTGGGCCATGGCCTGGGAGCCTCTATCATCGCCTCTCTTTCCAAGTTTGCTTTTTTTCAACACTACAAACATTGGTCGAACCCATCATTTTTACTTTCTGCCATGAATGAAGATTTGGTAAAAAAATCATTTGGTCGGTTCACGACAGCCACTTACTTTCATATCGATTTGGAATCGTCGAAATTTATGGTATCGAGTGCGGGCCATCCGTCTTTTTTCCATTGGAAAGCAGTCTCTAAGGAACTAGTAGAAATTAAACCGAAAGGAAAACCTTTGGGCATTCTTTCGGGACTCACTTATGCAGAAGAGGAATACGCTTTTCAACCAGGAGATCATTTTCTATTTTATACCGATGGACTGACAGAAGAGGCAAATGCAGATCGTTTGGAATACGGCGAAAAACGTTTGGCCAAATCTTTTTTAGAAATGATCGCCAAACAATCGATAGATCCTATGACAAACATTCTTGAGGACTTTCATTACTTCACCGGACTCTCCGGCTCGCCACATGATGATGTCACCATTATTCATCTGCAAGTGAAGACATAA
- the xerD gene encoding site-specific tyrosine recombinase XerD, with translation MGSKLPVSQNQLLQTFQEYLSVEKGLSDNSIYSYGYDLNKFAIFLEKEHINFLEVKANDIMRFLEGERERKISAKTLAREVVAIRQFYKYLRDEKRLDSNPTEKIETPEVARTIPDYLTQVEIEELFRNIKEDNLYELRDKCIFELLYSSGLRISEACNLKMTDIDMENMTITVEGKGGRQRLVPFGEKSLEILKKYLVESRTEILKKRTCEFVFVSKKGSYINRKSVWRLLNHYIKRTKIKKKVTPHTLRHSFATHLLENHADLKSVQELLGHIDISTTQIYTHMANKTLKEVHKKFHPRG, from the coding sequence ATGGGTTCCAAATTGCCAGTTTCTCAAAATCAGCTTTTACAAACATTCCAAGAATACCTGTCCGTAGAAAAAGGACTGAGCGATAATTCAATATATTCCTACGGATACGATCTCAACAAGTTTGCGATCTTTTTGGAAAAGGAACATATCAACTTCTTAGAAGTAAAAGCAAACGATATTATGCGTTTTCTGGAAGGGGAAAGGGAACGTAAAATCTCTGCGAAAACACTCGCAAGAGAAGTGGTAGCCATTAGGCAATTTTACAAATACCTTCGGGATGAAAAACGATTGGATTCCAATCCAACCGAAAAAATTGAAACTCCAGAAGTGGCAAGAACCATTCCGGATTACCTCACCCAAGTCGAAATTGAAGAACTCTTTCGAAATATCAAAGAGGACAATTTGTACGAACTTCGTGACAAATGTATCTTTGAACTTCTTTACTCCTCTGGCCTTCGTATCTCCGAAGCATGTAATTTAAAGATGACAGACATCGATATGGAGAACATGACGATTACTGTGGAAGGAAAGGGTGGTAGGCAGCGCCTAGTTCCTTTCGGTGAAAAGTCTTTGGAGATTTTGAAAAAATATCTTGTGGAAAGTCGCACTGAAATTTTGAAAAAAAGAACCTGTGAATTTGTTTTTGTTTCAAAAAAAGGGTCGTATATCAACCGTAAGTCGGTATGGCGTCTTTTAAACCATTATATCAAACGCACAAAAATAAAGAAAAAAGTAACACCACACACACTTCGCCACTCATTTGCTACACACCTTCTCGAGAACCATGCGGATCTCAAATCGGTTCAGGAACTTTTGGGTCATATCGATATTTCGACGACTCAGATTTATACTCACATGGCAAATAAAACTCTGAAGGAAGTTCATAAGAAATTCCATCCGAGAGGATAA
- a CDS encoding biotin/lipoyl-containing protein, protein MKEFLLKTPDLGDTEKIELVRWLRNVGDSVTVGDELIELVTDKAAFPVESPYAGTLKKIIMEEGSVVKKGDILGIMDINE, encoded by the coding sequence ATGAAAGAATTCCTTTTAAAAACTCCTGATTTGGGTGATACAGAAAAGATCGAATTAGTTCGTTGGCTTCGAAACGTGGGTGATTCCGTTACTGTTGGGGACGAATTGATCGAACTTGTAACGGATAAAGCGGCTTTTCCCGTGGAATCTCCCTATGCTGGGACCTTAAAAAAAATCATAATGGAAGAAGGATCGGTAGTGAAAAAAGGAGATATCCTCGGAATCATGGATATTAACGAATGA
- a CDS encoding Mrp/NBP35 family ATP-binding protein: MANSKVDLTSIQRQLMQVKHPELKKDIVSLGMVAAVTPTDDGIEILIKTPNADRRLQIGLEAQTRQLISKIEGAGKVKIKFEIDQNLKMEDGNRIFGVKKVIAVGSGKGGVGKSTVTANLAATLARNGKKVGILDADIYGPSLGKMFGINGRVALKSEEDKIYPIEKHGIKLISFSFLVSEDQPVVWRGPMLGKAIEQFLYDVVWGELDYLFIDLPPGTGDVQLSLAQLIDLDGAVIVTTPQEVAVLDAGRAAAMFKQVKVPILGIVENMSGFACPKCGHVTDVFSKGGGEKLSKQVGVPELGSVPLTLDMMSSGETGKPALLDLGESPLKEAYFRIAKNLEDQISQWED, from the coding sequence ATGGCAAATTCAAAAGTAGATCTAACAAGCATCCAAAGACAACTTATGCAGGTGAAACATCCTGAGTTAAAAAAAGACATCGTGAGTTTGGGAATGGTTGCTGCAGTCACTCCCACAGATGATGGAATTGAAATTTTAATCAAAACTCCCAACGCCGATAGACGATTACAAATTGGACTGGAAGCACAAACAAGACAGCTCATTTCCAAAATCGAAGGTGCAGGGAAGGTCAAAATCAAATTTGAGATCGACCAAAACCTAAAGATGGAAGATGGGAACCGAATTTTTGGTGTGAAGAAAGTGATCGCAGTTGGATCTGGAAAGGGTGGTGTAGGTAAGTCTACTGTGACTGCCAACCTTGCCGCCACACTCGCACGTAACGGAAAGAAGGTGGGAATCCTTGATGCCGATATCTACGGGCCTTCTCTCGGAAAGATGTTTGGAATTAATGGTCGTGTGGCATTAAAGTCCGAAGAAGATAAAATTTATCCGATCGAAAAACATGGAATCAAACTGATCTCTTTTTCTTTTTTGGTATCAGAAGACCAACCCGTAGTTTGGCGAGGACCCATGCTTGGAAAGGCCATTGAACAGTTCTTATACGATGTTGTTTGGGGAGAGTTAGACTATCTTTTCATTGACTTACCTCCTGGCACGGGAGATGTCCAACTTTCGTTAGCCCAGCTCATTGACTTGGATGGGGCTGTGATTGTGACAACTCCGCAAGAAGTGGCAGTCCTTGATGCGGGTAGGGCCGCGGCCATGTTCAAACAAGTAAAAGTACCTATTCTTGGGATTGTTGAAAATATGTCTGGGTTTGCCTGCCCCAAATGTGGTCATGTAACAGATGTTTTCTCCAAAGGGGGAGGGGAAAAACTCTCCAAACAGGTGGGGGTTCCGGAACTGGGATCGGTTCCACTCACTTTGGATATGATGAGTTCGGGGGAGACAGGAAAACCTGCTTTACTTGACCTGGGTGAGTCTCCTCTAAAAGAAGCCTATTTTCGCATTGCAAAAAATTTAGAAGACCAAATCAGTCAGTGGGAAGATTAA